A window of the Miscanthus floridulus cultivar M001 chromosome 14, ASM1932011v1, whole genome shotgun sequence genome harbors these coding sequences:
- the LOC136502891 gene encoding uncharacterized protein yields MASTTASNLAGAWFGELAAALQGTWQAAAATHGLGEDPRPARQLQQQKPGRGDSNKAVRGDGAAAGRDKQGGDVARCRGAMSDTTLYLLLDRFAPS; encoded by the coding sequence ATGGCTTCGACGACGGCGTCCAACCTGGCCGGCGCGTGGTTCGGCGAGCTCGCGGCGGCGCTGCAGGGGACGTGGCAGGCGGCGGCCGCCACCCACGGGCTCGGCGAGGACCCGCGGCCAGCGCGCCAGCTCCAGCAGCAGAAGCCGGGGCGAGGCGACAGCAACAAGGCGGTGCGAGGAGACGGGGCGGCCGCCGGGAGGGACAAGCAGGGAGGGGACGTCGCGAGGTGTCGCGGCGCCATGTCCGACACCACGCTCTACCTGCTCCTCGACCGGTTCGCGCCAAGCTGA